DNA sequence from the Streptomyces tsukubensis genome:
TGCCGAACCCCTTTGAGGATCCCGACGCAAGCTATCTGGTTCTGGTCAACGACGAGGGTCAGCATTCGCTCTGGCCGGTCTTCGTGGATGTGCCCGACGGCTGGAGAACCGTCTTCGGCGAGGCACCCCGGACGGAGTGCCTGGAGTACATCGAGAAGTCGTGGACCGATATGCGGCCCAAGAGCCTGATCGAAGCCATGAACGGCAGTAAGTAGCCGCGTCGTGCGGCACTGCCCGGGCCGGCGGCCGGTGACGGCCGTCGGCCTCATTCCTTCCCGGAGGACGTGATGGACACCGCCGAACCGGGCCGCGTCTGGCGGCCGTACGAGATCACCCGGGCCGAGGCGGACACGGCGGACCTCGTCGGTCTGCTCGACGCACTGGGCCCCGGAGGGCTGGCCGGACTGCTCACCGAACGCAAGGCTGTCGTGTTCCGCGGCTTCGGGATCGCCCCGGACGCCGTCGAAGCGGTGCTGGACCGGCTGGTTCCGGACCGGCTGCCGTATGTGCACGGCAATTCGCCCCGGACCCGGGTGCGCGGCAATCTGTACACCTCGACCGAGTATCCGCGGCAGTACACGATCTCCCTGCACAACGAGCTGAGTTACGCCCATCGCTGGCCGGCCCGGCTGGCGTTCTACTGCGAGAAGGCGGCGGAGCGCGGCGGGGCGACAGCGGTGATCGACGGAGCGCTCTGGCTGGAGTCGCTGGACCCCGAGGTCCGGGAGGCCTTCGCGGGGGGTGTGCTCTACATCCAGAACCTCCACGACGGGTTCGGCTTCGGCAAGAGCTGGCAGGAGACCTTCGAGACGGACGACCGGTCCGTGGTGGAGGCGTTCCTGAACGAGGCGCGGGCCGACTGGTCCTGGGGCCCGGACGGTCTGCGGGTCACGCAGCTGCGGCCCGCGACGGCGACGCATCCGGTGACGGGTGCGGAGGTCTGGTTCAACCAGGCCGACCAGTGGCATCCGGCCGGGCTGGGCGACGAGACCTCGGCCGAGCTGTACGACATCCTGTCGCCGGCCGAGTTCCCGCAGTACGTGACGTTCGCGGACGGCAGTCCGATTCCGGACGCGTACGCAGGGCATATCCGCGACCGCGGGCTGGAGAACGCCGTCGACGTCGACTGGCACGGCGGTGACCTCCTGCTCATCGACAACGTCCTGACCGCGCACGGCCGCCGCCCCTTCGACGGGACGCGCCGCGTGCTGGTCGCCATGTGCGGCGGCTGACCGTACGACGGCTGCCCCCGGCTCCCCTGCCCCGCGGCAGGGGAGCCGCCGTATGTCCGGGCACGGCCCCCCGTCCAGCCCCCCGCGCACGGACGGAAGCCGCCGCCGGATCGGCGTTCCCGGCGGCGGCTTCCGTGTGCGGGCCCGCCGGGGACGGCGGGCCCACGGGGCTACTGGGTCCGCATGGGCCGCAGGACGGGCCTGGCGGCCACCGGGCCACCCGACCCGCCCGCCGCGCGCTCCGCCAGCCAGGCGGCCAGCGCGGCCGGGGTGGGCCGGTCGAACAGCTCCTGAATCGGCAGTTCCTCGTCCAGCACCACCCGGACCCGGCTGACCAGCCGGGTCGCCAGCAGGGAGTGGCCGCCCAGGGCGAAGAAGTCGTCGTGCACACCGGCCTCGGGCAGCCCGAGGATCTCGGCGAACGCCGCGCACAGGGCCCGCTCCCGCTCGTTCGCGGGCTCGGGGCCGCCGCCCGCGGCCGCCGCGCGTTCGGGTGCGGGCAGCGCCGCGCGGTCGAGCTTTCCGGCCGGGGTCAGCGGCAGGGCGTCGAGGACGACGACCGCCGCGGGCACCAGATACGGCGGCAGGCTCTCCTCCGCGTACCGGCGCAGGGTCACGGCGAGCGCGCCGCCGTCGACGGCTCCGGGCTGCTGCCCGGCGGGGACCACGTACGCGATCAGGCTCCGGTCGCCCGTACCGTCGTCGCGTACGGTCACCGCGGCCTGTGCGACGGCGGGATGGGCGCCGAGCAGCGCACCGACCTCGCCGGGCTCGACCCGGAAGCCGCGGATCTTGACCTGGTCGTCGGCCCGCCCGAGGTACTCCAGGGCCCCTTCGGCGTTCCAGCGGGCCCGGTCCCCGGTCCGGTACATCCGGGCCCCCGGGGTGAAGGGGCAGGCCACGAACCGTTCCGCGGTCGCGCCCGGCCGGCCGGCATAGCCGCGGGCGAGCTGGGCACCGGCCGCGTACAGCTCCCCGGGCGCGCCGGGCGGCACCGGCTTCAGTGCGTCGTCGAGGACGTACACCGCCGTATTGGGCACCGGGGTGCCGATGGGCACCGTTCCGGCGGCGACGGCCGCGGCGTCCAGCCGGGCGGTCACGATGCCGATGGTGGTCTCCGTGGGCCCGTAGTGGTTGTGCACCTGCCGGTCTCCGGCCGCCGCGACGAGGCCCGCGACCCAGTCGGCGTCGGCCGCCTCGCCGCCCAGGACCAGGGACCGGTGCGGCAGCAGCCACGCCGGGTCGCCCGCGGCGGAGAGCGCCTTCAGATGGGAGGGGACCATCTTCACGCAGTCGATGCGGTGCCGGGCCAGATGTCCGGCGACGGCGAGCGGGTCGGTGACCGACGCCCGGTCCAGGACGTGCAGTTCGCCGCCGGTGGCCAGGGCGGCGAAGAGCACCGTGTTCCCGAGGTCGGTGGTCGGCGGCTGGAGCAGCGCGTACCGGGTGCCGGGCTCGCCGTACCCGAGTCTCGGCGGCACGTGGACCACGTAGTTGGCGAGTGCGCCGTGGGTGACGACGACCCCTTTGGGCCGTCCCGTCGAACCGGAGGTGTGGACGATGTAGGCGGGGCTGCGGGGATCGGGGCGCAGGTCCGGCGGGGTGGCCGGGAGGGCGTCGAGTGCGGCGGTCACGGCCGGGGCGTCGAGGGCGAGCGCGGGGATGCGTCCCGTCGGCAGGTCGTCGAGGGCGGCCGTGGTGCCGATGAGGGCGGTTGCCCGGCTGTCGGTGAGCATGCGTCCGATCCGGGCCGTGGGGTGGGCCGGGTCCAGGGGCAGATAGGCGGCGCCCGCCTGCCAGACGCCGAGGATCGCGGTGACGAGGTCGATGCCGCGGGGCAGGCAGAGGGCCACCACGGACTCCGGGCCGGCTCCGAGGCCGCGCAGATGGTGGGCGAGACGGGCGGCGCGGGCCGCGAGTTCGCCGTAGCGGATCGTGGTGCCGTCGCTGCTCACCGCGGTGGCTTCGGGGGTGCGGGCGGCCTGGGCGGTGAAGAGTCCGGGGACTCCGGCCTCCGGCGCGGGTGTCTTGGGTCCCTGTCCGGAGCGGGCGATCCGCAGGCTTACGGCCGGGTCCAGCACGCCGACCGCGGTGAACGGGGTCCCCGGGGCGTCGGCCAGGGCGTGGGCCAGTTCTCCGAGGCAGGTGTCGAGCAGGGAGAGGATCAGCGCGGGGTCCGCGCCTGCGGTGGTGTCGGCGGTGATGTCGAAGGCGTCGCCTGTGTCCCGGACGATGAGCGTCACGGGGTAGTTGGTGCGTTCCCGGGCGTGGAGCACCGCGATGCCGTCGAGTCCGAGGCCGGATTCGCTGATCATGCGGCCGTGCTGGAAGTTGAGGATGGTGGTGAACAGGGGGGCGCCGCCGGGGACTCCGCTCGCCTTCTGGGCCAGGGCGAGGGGGGCGTGTTCGTGCTCCAGCAGCCCGGCGAGCTGATGGCGGAGTCCTGCCAGGGCTCCGGCCACGCCGTCGGAGCCGACGCTGACCCGCATGGGCAGGGTGTTGAGGAAGAGGCCGGGCACCCGGTCGGCGCCGGGTCCGGCGTTCATCCGGCCGGTGAGGACGGTGCCGAAGACGACGTCGTCGCGGCCCGCTGCAGCGGCGAGGACCCGGGCCCAGGCCAGATGGAAGAGGGTGGCCGGACTGGTGCCCAGGTTCCGGGTCGTCTCCCGCAGCCGGCGGGCCCGGTCGCCGTCGACGGTGAGCGCGGCGCGGGCGGGCGGACCGCAGTCGCCGGTGGCGCCGCCCGTTCCGAAGGCGGCGGTGGGTTCGGTGACATCGCCCAGCAGGGCGGCGAAGTGGCGTTCGTGATCGGCGGCGGAGGTGCCGAGCCGGGCCTGTGCCACCAGATTGCGGAACGGGAGGGGCGCCGGGAGCCGGTCGCCGCGGCCGGTCAGGAAGGCGCGGATCTCCGCCAGGAGGAGCCACAGGGTGGTCCGGTCACCGGCGATGTGGTGGATCCGGAGCAGTGCGAGCCGCCGCCCGGCACCGGGTTCGTCACCGGGTTCGTCACCGGCTGTGTCGAGGACGAGGACACCCAGCAGCGGGGCGCGGTCCAGGGCGAAGGGTGCGGCGCCCGCGGCGAGCAGCTGGGCCAGCGGGTCGCGGCCGGGGTCGGGTGCGGTCCGTTCGACGGGGATCCGGGCCGTGCGGCACACGACCTGGACGGGTTCGCGGAGCCCTTCGGAGACGATCGCGGTGCGGTAGATGTCGTGCCGGTCGACGACCTGTTGCAGGGCGCCGAGGAAGGCGTCCAGCCGGTCCGGGGTGTCGAACTCCAGCACCACGGAGCGCAGATAGACGTCGGGGTCGTCGTCGGCGCGCGCCAGATGGTGGAAGAGCATGCCTTCCTGGAGCGGGGCCAGGGGGTAGACGTCGGCGATGTTGGCGGCTCCGCCGTCGACGCGGGCGACGACGGCGGCGATGTCGTCCTCGTCGAGTTCGGTGAGCGGCAGCATGGCGGGGGTGAGGGCGGTGGTGCCCTCCGGTATCCGGTTCTCCGGGATGTCGACGGGTGGCGGGCCGGCGACGGCGGCCAGCCCGGCGGCGGTGGGGGTGAGGAAGAGCGCCCGTACGGACACGGACAGTCCGTGCGCCCGCAGGTCCTCCACCAGGCCGACGGCGATCAGCGAGTTCCCGCCGAGGGCGAAGAAGTCCTCGTCGGGTCCGACGGTGTCGAGGCCGAGGACGCGGGCGAAGGCGGCGCAGAGGATCTCTTCCTGGACGGTCCGCGGCCCGCGGCCCGCTTCCGTGCTCGCCGTGCGTTCGGGTGCGGGCAGGGCCGCGCGGTCGAGCTTTCCGCTCGGGGTCAGCGGCAGGGCGTCGAGGACGACGACCGCCGCGGGGACCAGGTGCTCGGGCAGGCGGCGCGCCAGATGGTCCCGGACCCGGTCGGCGAGTCCGTGCTCGTCGGCGCGGTCGCCGGGGACGAGATAGGCGACGAGGCGGTGCTGCCCCGGGGTGTCCTGCCGGGCGGTGACGGCCGCCGTGGCGACCTCGGGATGGCCGGTGAGTACGGTTTCGATCTCGCCGGGCTCGATGCGGAAGCCGCGGATCTTGACCTGGTCGTCGGTGCGGCCCGCGAACAGGAGCCGTCCGTCGGCGCCCCACCGGGCCCGGTCCCCGGTCCGGTACATCCGGGCCCCGGGGGTGAAGGGGCAGGCGACGAACCGTTCTGCGGTGAGGCCCGGCCTGCGGACGTAGCCGCGGGCCAGTCCGGGGCCCGCGAGGTACAGCTCGCCGGGGACACCGGGGGGTACCGGGCGGAGCCGTTCGTCGAGGACGTAGGTGCGGGTGCCGCCGAGGGGTGTGCCGATGGGGATCCGGCCGTTCTCGGCGTCGTGGGCGGTGAGTTCGGTGGTGGTGGCGCCGATGGTGGCTTCGGTGGGGCCGTAGTGGTTGTGGATCGTACGGTTCCCGGCCGCGGCGAGGAGTTCCCCGACGAGGCCGGGCGGTGCCGCCTCGCCGCCGAGGACGAGTGAGCGGGCGGGCAGGACGCCGCCGGGGCCGGACCGGGCGGTCAGGGCCGCCAGATGGGAGGGGACGGCCTTGAGGTGGTCGATGCGGTGTTCGGTGAGGTAGGCGGAGACGACGGCGGGGTCGAGGACCGTGTCGGGGTCGAGGATGTGCAGTTCGCCGCCGGTGGCGAGGGAGCAGAAAAGCGTGGTGTTGCCGAGGTCGGTGGTCGGCGGCTGGAGCAGGGCGTACCGGGCGCCTTCGCCGCCGAAGCCGAGCCGTCCGGGGGCGGCGGCGACATAGTGGGCGAGGGCGTCGTGGGTGACGGCGACGCCCTTGGGCGTACCGGTGGAGCCGGAGGTGTAGACGACGTACGCGAGCCGGTCCGGGCGCGGTTCGGGGACGACGGCCGGGTGGGTGGGTGCCGGGGTGTCGGGCCGCAGGACCTGCCCGGCCGGGACGATGCGGACCTTTCCGGCGGGGAGGTCTCCGATGGCGTCTTCTGGGGCGATGAGGAGGACGGCCCGGCTGTCGGTGAGCATGAACGCGGTCCGTTCGACGGGCTGCCGGGCGTCGACCGGGAGGTAGGCGGCGCCGGCCTGCCAGACGCCGAGGATCGCGGCGACGAGTTCGGGGCCGGGTGGCAGGCAGAGTCCGACGACGGACTCCGGTCCGATGCCCGATCCGGTCAGGTAGCGGGCGACCGTTGCGGCGCGGGTGCGGAGTTCCGCGTACGGCACGGGGGTGCCGTGGTGGTGGACGGCGACGGCGTTCGGGGTTTGCCCGGCCCGGGCCAGGAACAGTTCGGGCACGGTCGGGTGGGGTGCGGGCGGGGTGCCGTCGCTCCAGGTGCCGAGGACCCGGGCGCGTTCGGCGGCGTCGAGGAGGTCGAGGTCGCCCGGCCGCAGGCGCGGGTTCTCGGTGACGGCCCGCAGTACGCGGATCCAGCGTTGGGCGAGCAGGGTGGCGAATCCGGCGTCGAAGAGATCGGCGGCCGCGGTCACCGAGCCGGTGAGCCCGGCGGGTGCGGCCCGTTCGGCCCCTTCGGCCCCTTCGGCCCCTTCGGCCCCTTCGTTGAAGGTTTCGACGACCATGACGTCGAGGTCGAACTTCACCCCGGGGCGGGCGCCGGGGACGGGCGTGACGTCGATACCGGGCAGGTCGAGTCCGGCGCCGGTGGTGTTCTGCATGGTGAGAACGGTCTGGAAGAGGGGGTTGCGGGCCACGGAGCGGGCCGGGGCGAGCTCTTCGACGAGTTTGTCGAAGGGCACGTCCTGGTGGGCGAAGGCGCCGAGGGTGGCGTCCCGGACCCGGGCGAGAACGTCGGTGAACGGCGGGTCGCCGGTCAGGTCGGTCCGGACGACCACGGTGTTGACGAAACAGCCGACGAGGTCGTCCAGGGCTTCGTCGGTACGTCCGGCGATCGCGGAGCCGATCGGGATGTCGGTGCCCGCGCCCAGTCGGGACAGCAGGACGGCGAGCGCGGCCTGGAGGACCATGAAGACCGTGACGCCCTCGGTCCTGGCCAGCCGGGTGAGGTCCGCGTGGAGGTCGGCGGGGACCTGGAGGGGGGCGTCGTGTCCCCGGTGGCCTGCGGTGTCGGGGCGCGGCCGGTCGAAGGGGAGGGCGAGCTCTTCGGGCAGCCGGGCCAGGGCGTCGCGCCAGTAGGCGATCTGGCCGGCCATCAGCCCCGCGGGATCGTCGGGGTCGCCGAGGAGTTCGCGCTGCCAGAGGGTGTAGTCGGCGTACTGGACGGGCAGTGGCCGCCAGTCGGGTGCCCGGCCCAGGCTGCGGGCGGTGTAGGCCTCGGACAGATCACGGGTGAGCGGGCCCATCGACCAGCCGTCGCCGGTGATGTGGTGGACCACCACGACCAGGACGTGCTCCTCGGGTCCGGTGGCGAACAGCCGGGCCCGGACCGGGGGTTCGGCCGTCAGGTCGAAGGCGTAGGCGGCGGCGCGGGCGACGGCGGCGTCCAGTTCCCCGGGCGCGACCGGTTCCGGGAAGGGTCCTGCGGCCGTCTCGTCGAGGTCCGCGATCCGCTGGTGGTGGCGGCCGTCCGTGACGGGGAAGCAGGTGCGCAGCGCCTCGTGGCGGCCGAGGACGTCGCGGAACGCGGCGGCCAGTGCGGCGTGGTCGAGCTTCCCGGTCAGGCGCAGGACGACGGGGGCGTTGTAGGTCGTGCCGCGGCCTTCGAGCCGGTCGAGGAAGAGGAGCCGCCGCTGGGCGAAGGACGGCGGCAGGTGCGCGGGCCGGTCCCGGGGGGCGAGCGGGGGCCGGGCGGGTGCGGGGGCCGCGGCGGCCGGGCCGAGCCGGGCGGCGAGCCCGGCGGCGGTCGGGTGGAGGAACAGGTCCCGCATCTCGGCTTCGGTGCCGAGGGCGGTGCGGATCCGGGCGACGACGCGGGTGGCGAGCAGCGAATGGCCGCCGAGTTCGAAGAAGCTCTCGTCGGGTCCGACGGCGTCGAGGCCGAGGACTTCGGCGAAGACCCCGCAGAGGATCTCCTCCTGCGGGGTCGCCGCGCGGCCCGTCACCGCGGCCCGTTCGGGGGCGGGCAGGGCGTCCCGGTCGACCTTTCCGCTGTGGGTCAGCGGGAGTTCGGGGAGGACGACGATCGCGGCGGGCACCAGATGTCCGGGGAGCCGGGCGGTCAGGAAGGTACGGAGCCGTTCGGGCAGGGTGCCGTCGGGCGTTTCCCCGCCGGGGCGCCCGGGGCCGGTGGTGTAGGCCACCAGCTGCCGTTCCCCGGTTCCGGTTGCGCGGGCCGTGACGACGGCCCTGGTGACCTCGGGGTGGGCGGCGAGGGCCGTTTCGATCTCGCCGGGTTCGATGCGGAAGCCGCGGATCTTGAGCTGGTCGTCGGTGCGTCCGGCGAACAGCAGGCCGGCGTCGGGGCTCCGGTGCACCCGGTCGCCGGTCCGGTAGAGCCGGCCGCCGCTGTCGAAGGGGTCGGCGACGAACCGTTCGGCGGTCAGGGCGGGGTTCCCGGTGTAGCCGCGGGCCAGGGCCGGACCGGCGACGTACAGTTCGCCGGTGGCGCCGGGGGGCACCGGTTCCAGGAAGTCGTCGAGGACATGGACGCGGGTGCCGGTGACGGGGGTGCCGATCCCGGGGGCCGCGCCAGGGCGGAGCGCGCCGGAGAGGGTGGCGCAGACGGTGGTCTCGGTGGGGCCGTAGGCGTTGATCAGGTCGCGGCCCGGTGCCCACCGGTCCACCTGGTCGGGGGTGAGGGCCTCCCCCGCGGACACGAGGGTGTGTACGGGTGCGAGGTCGGCGGGGTCGAGTGCGGCGAGTACGGCGGGCGGCAGCGTCGCATGGGTGACGTCGTGCCGGGCGACGACACCGGCGAGTCCGGCGCCGGGCAGGAGTTCTTCGGCCGGGGCGAGGACCAGTGCGGCGCCGGTGCCCAGGGCCATCAGTACTTCCCAGGTGGCGGCGTCGAATCCGGGGGAGGCGAACTGGAGGATCCGGCTGCCGGGTCCGGCGCCGAGCCGGGCGGCCTGGGTGGCGACCAGGGCGGCCGTTCCGGCGTGGGTGAGGGCGACGCCCTTGGGCCGGCCGGTGGAACCCGAGGTGTAGATGACGTACGCGAGTCCGGCGAGTTCCGTGGCGGGTGCGGGCCGTTCGGCGGGCCGGGCGGCGATCTCGGCCCGTACCGCGGGATCGTCGAGGGCGATCGCGGGCGGCCCCTGGACGGCGTCCACGGGCAGTTCGTCCAGGATGTCGGTGGTGGTGAGGAGGAGCGCGGCGCGACTGTCGGAGAGCAGGTACGCCATCCGGTCCAGCGGCTGGCGGGGGTCGATCGGGAGATAGGCGGCGCCCGCCTTGGCCACGGCGAGCAGTGCGGTGACGAGTTCCGTGCCGCGGTGCATGACGACGGCGACGACGGATTCGCGGCGGGCGCCCAGCCCGGTCAGCTGGTGGGCCAGCCGGTTGGCGCGGACGTCGAGTTCGGCGTAGGTGAGGTGTTCGCCGTCGGCGACGAGTGCGGGGGCGTCCGGGGTCCGGTCGGCCCGGGCGTGGAACAGTTCGGGGGTGGTGAGGGCAGGGACCCGGGCTGCCGTGGTGTCCCGGCCCTCCGGTCCGGGGTGCGGGCCGCCGGTACGGAGCCGGAGCCGGCCGACGGGTTCGCCGGGCGGGGCGGCCGCCAGCCGGTGGAGGACCCGCAGGAAGCCGGTGACCAGGTCGTCGGCGGTGCCCGGTGCGTACCGGTCGCCGTTGACGTCGGCGTCGATCCGGATCCGGGTGTCGGCGGACCGGTCGTAGACGTTGATCTGCCGGTCCTCCGTCGGCCCGTGGGTGAGGTTGTGCACGGTGGCCGTGGCCGGGCCGAAGCGGGGCGGATAGCCGTATCCGAGGAAGTTGACGTTGAGGTCGAAGAGGGCCGGGGCGCCCGCGGGCGTCACTTCGCGCAGCAGGTCCTCGTAGCGGTACCGCTGGTGCCTCAGTCCGCGGCCGATGGCCCGGACGGTGCGCCGGACGGCTTCGGCGACGGTCGTGCCGGGGGTGAGTTCCACTCTGATGGGCATGACGTTGGACGTCATTCCGGCGATGCGCTGTTCCCTGCGGCCGGTGCGGCCGAGGACGGGTACGCCCAGGACGATGTCCCGGGCTCCGGTGGTGCGGTGCTGGTGGACGGCGGCCGCGGTGACGACCAGTCCGGCGAGCCCGCAGCCGAGACTGCGGGCGGCGGCCCGCAGGCGTTCGGATTCGTCGGGCGCAAGTCGGGCGCTGCCCCGGGCGGGCGGCCCCGCGCGCAGCCCGTCCCGGCCGGTCCGCTCCGCGGCCCCGGCGAGGGTGTCCAGCCAGAAGGCACGGTCCCGTTCCCGGTCGGGCGAGGCGCGGTAGGC
Encoded proteins:
- a CDS encoding non-ribosomal peptide synthetase, which translates into the protein MTAADTGLRELTAAQRGIWYAQQLAPDDTVLNVAEYLEIDGGADPRLFARAVRAAVADVDAYRLRFTVADGEPRQYTEPAADVPVQLVDVSAEPEPRAAAEAWMRTELRRPVDPRSGPLFALAVLVVSDDTLFWYHRAHHLILDGHGGALIAARVADAYSALLTGGRYTAEAPEPSTVLVDAEHAYRASPDRERDRAFWLDTLAGAAERTGRDGLRAGPPARGSARLAPDESERLRAAARSLGCGLAGLVVTAAAVHQHRTTGARDIVLGVPVLGRTGRREQRIAGMTSNVMPIRVELTPGTTVAEAVRRTVRAIGRGLRHQRYRYEDLLREVTPAGAPALFDLNVNFLGYGYPPRFGPATATVHNLTHGPTEDRQINVYDRSADTRIRIDADVNGDRYAPGTADDLVTGFLRVLHRLAAAPPGEPVGRLRLRTGGPHPGPEGRDTTAARVPALTTPELFHARADRTPDAPALVADGEHLTYAELDVRANRLAHQLTGLGARRESVVAVVMHRGTELVTALLAVAKAGAAYLPIDPRQPLDRMAYLLSDSRAALLLTTTDILDELPVDAVQGPPAIALDDPAVRAEIAARPAERPAPATELAGLAYVIYTSGSTGRPKGVALTHAGTAALVATQAARLGAGPGSRILQFASPGFDAATWEVLMALGTGAALVLAPAEELLPGAGLAGVVARHDVTHATLPPAVLAALDPADLAPVHTLVSAGEALTPDQVDRWAPGRDLINAYGPTETTVCATLSGALRPGAAPGIGTPVTGTRVHVLDDFLEPVPPGATGELYVAGPALARGYTGNPALTAERFVADPFDSGGRLYRTGDRVHRSPDAGLLFAGRTDDQLKIRGFRIEPGEIETALAAHPEVTRAVVTARATGTGERQLVAYTTGPGRPGGETPDGTLPERLRTFLTARLPGHLVPAAIVVLPELPLTHSGKVDRDALPAPERAAVTGRAATPQEEILCGVFAEVLGLDAVGPDESFFELGGHSLLATRVVARIRTALGTEAEMRDLFLHPTAAGLAARLGPAAAAPAPARPPLAPRDRPAHLPPSFAQRRLLFLDRLEGRGTTYNAPVVLRLTGKLDHAALAAAFRDVLGRHEALRTCFPVTDGRHHQRIADLDETAAGPFPEPVAPGELDAAVARAAAYAFDLTAEPPVRARLFATGPEEHVLVVVVHHITGDGWSMGPLTRDLSEAYTARSLGRAPDWRPLPVQYADYTLWQRELLGDPDDPAGLMAGQIAYWRDALARLPEELALPFDRPRPDTAGHRGHDAPLQVPADLHADLTRLARTEGVTVFMVLQAALAVLLSRLGAGTDIPIGSAIAGRTDEALDDLVGCFVNTVVVRTDLTGDPPFTDVLARVRDATLGAFAHQDVPFDKLVEELAPARSVARNPLFQTVLTMQNTTGAGLDLPGIDVTPVPGARPGVKFDLDVMVVETFNEGAEGAEGAEGAERAAPAGLTGSVTAAADLFDAGFATLLAQRWIRVLRAVTENPRLRPGDLDLLDAAERARVLGTWSDGTPPAPHPTVPELFLARAGQTPNAVAVHHHGTPVPYAELRTRAATVARYLTGSGIGPESVVGLCLPPGPELVAAILGVWQAGAAYLPVDARQPVERTAFMLTDSRAVLLIAPEDAIGDLPAGKVRIVPAGQVLRPDTPAPTHPAVVPEPRPDRLAYVVYTSGSTGTPKGVAVTHDALAHYVAAAPGRLGFGGEGARYALLQPPTTDLGNTTLFCSLATGGELHILDPDTVLDPAVVSAYLTEHRIDHLKAVPSHLAALTARSGPGGVLPARSLVLGGEAAPPGLVGELLAAAGNRTIHNHYGPTEATIGATTTELTAHDAENGRIPIGTPLGGTRTYVLDERLRPVPPGVPGELYLAGPGLARGYVRRPGLTAERFVACPFTPGARMYRTGDRARWGADGRLLFAGRTDDQVKIRGFRIEPGEIETVLTGHPEVATAAVTARQDTPGQHRLVAYLVPGDRADEHGLADRVRDHLARRLPEHLVPAAVVVLDALPLTPSGKLDRAALPAPERTASTEAGRGPRTVQEEILCAAFARVLGLDTVGPDEDFFALGGNSLIAVGLVEDLRAHGLSVSVRALFLTPTAAGLAAVAGPPPVDIPENRIPEGTTALTPAMLPLTELDEDDIAAVVARVDGGAANIADVYPLAPLQEGMLFHHLARADDDPDVYLRSVVLEFDTPDRLDAFLGALQQVVDRHDIYRTAIVSEGLREPVQVVCRTARIPVERTAPDPGRDPLAQLLAAGAAPFALDRAPLLGVLVLDTAGDEPGDEPGAGRRLALLRIHHIAGDRTTLWLLLAEIRAFLTGRGDRLPAPLPFRNLVAQARLGTSAADHERHFAALLGDVTEPTAAFGTGGATGDCGPPARAALTVDGDRARRLRETTRNLGTSPATLFHLAWARVLAAAAGRDDVVFGTVLTGRMNAGPGADRVPGLFLNTLPMRVSVGSDGVAGALAGLRHQLAGLLEHEHAPLALAQKASGVPGGAPLFTTILNFQHGRMISESGLGLDGIAVLHARERTNYPVTLIVRDTGDAFDITADTTAGADPALILSLLDTCLGELAHALADAPGTPFTAVGVLDPAVSLRIARSGQGPKTPAPEAGVPGLFTAQAARTPEATAVSSDGTTIRYGELAARAARLAHHLRGLGAGPESVVALCLPRGIDLVTAILGVWQAGAAYLPLDPAHPTARIGRMLTDSRATALIGTTAALDDLPTGRIPALALDAPAVTAALDALPATPPDLRPDPRSPAYIVHTSGSTGRPKGVVVTHGALANYVVHVPPRLGYGEPGTRYALLQPPTTDLGNTVLFAALATGGELHVLDRASVTDPLAVAGHLARHRIDCVKMVPSHLKALSAAGDPAWLLPHRSLVLGGEAADADWVAGLVAAAGDRQVHNHYGPTETTIGIVTARLDAAAVAAGTVPIGTPVPNTAVYVLDDALKPVPPGAPGELYAAGAQLARGYAGRPGATAERFVACPFTPGARMYRTGDRARWNAEGALEYLGRADDQVKIRGFRVEPGEVGALLGAHPAVAQAAVTVRDDGTGDRSLIAYVVPAGQQPGAVDGGALAVTLRRYAEESLPPYLVPAAVVVLDALPLTPAGKLDRAALPAPERAAAAGGGPEPANERERALCAAFAEILGLPEAGVHDDFFALGGHSLLATRLVSRVRVVLDEELPIQELFDRPTPAALAAWLAERAAGGSGGPVAARPVLRPMRTQ
- a CDS encoding MbtH family protein, whose translation is MPNPFEDPDASYLVLVNDEGQHSLWPVFVDVPDGWRTVFGEAPRTECLEYIEKSWTDMRPKSLIEAMNGSK
- a CDS encoding TauD/TfdA family dioxygenase gives rise to the protein MDTAEPGRVWRPYEITRAEADTADLVGLLDALGPGGLAGLLTERKAVVFRGFGIAPDAVEAVLDRLVPDRLPYVHGNSPRTRVRGNLYTSTEYPRQYTISLHNELSYAHRWPARLAFYCEKAAERGGATAVIDGALWLESLDPEVREAFAGGVLYIQNLHDGFGFGKSWQETFETDDRSVVEAFLNEARADWSWGPDGLRVTQLRPATATHPVTGAEVWFNQADQWHPAGLGDETSAELYDILSPAEFPQYVTFADGSPIPDAYAGHIRDRGLENAVDVDWHGGDLLLIDNVLTAHGRRPFDGTRRVLVAMCGG